The following coding sequences are from one Lysinibacillus sp. FSL W8-0992 window:
- a CDS encoding cyclically-permuted mutarotase family protein: protein MKKFLVAAMTSMLVLSVGIGSKVEASKGGDSVERITWEHAGELEAQKGFEKNIGTAGVLSGSYKDYLIVGGGANFPYDTVLNGGAKQHYSDIYVYKKEKDQLTLVEHTNLNHEIGYGSSVTTEKGIYYIGGSPDKEYADDITLLTIDKNKKLKVEKVGDLPFTISDGIAAEKDGKLYIGLGKQNAKESNKLYEYDLKTSKTRELASIPGESVRNQSVAQILDGNLYVFSGGGSIAYTDGYKYNIEKNQWSKVSSVKVNGKEISLLGANSVKLNKNEMLVIGGFNKAVYDNAVKNLGSLKDEELLAFRTKYFTADPYEFNWNKDVLIYNAQKDTWRSVGKVPFDAPCGEGLVLMDKNIYSINGEIKPGVRTNAIYAGTLLTN, encoded by the coding sequence AAAGTAGAAGCTTCTAAAGGCGGAGATTCAGTGGAAAGAATAACATGGGAACATGCAGGAGAACTCGAGGCACAAAAAGGATTTGAAAAGAATATTGGGACAGCTGGCGTGTTATCTGGCTCATATAAAGATTATTTAATTGTAGGAGGCGGCGCGAATTTCCCTTATGATACAGTACTAAATGGAGGCGCAAAGCAACATTACTCAGATATATATGTTTATAAAAAAGAGAAAGATCAATTAACATTGGTGGAACATACGAATCTTAACCATGAAATTGGCTATGGATCTTCCGTAACGACAGAAAAAGGAATCTATTATATTGGTGGCAGTCCTGACAAAGAATATGCAGACGATATTACTTTACTAACGATTGATAAAAATAAAAAATTGAAAGTAGAAAAAGTAGGAGATCTTCCATTTACTATTAGTGATGGAATAGCTGCTGAGAAAGATGGAAAATTGTATATTGGGCTAGGTAAGCAAAATGCAAAAGAAAGCAATAAGTTATACGAGTACGATTTAAAAACATCCAAAACTAGAGAGCTAGCTTCAATACCAGGAGAAAGTGTTAGAAATCAAAGCGTAGCTCAAATATTAGATGGAAATCTCTATGTATTTAGTGGTGGAGGATCGATTGCTTATACAGATGGCTACAAATACAATATCGAGAAAAACCAATGGTCAAAAGTTTCTTCTGTAAAAGTAAATGGGAAAGAAATTTCTTTACTTGGCGCAAATTCGGTCAAATTAAATAAAAATGAAATGTTGGTAATCGGCGGCTTTAATAAAGCAGTATATGATAATGCTGTTAAAAATTTAGGATCATTAAAAGATGAAGAATTATTGGCATTTAGAACAAAATACTTTACTGCTGATCCTTATGAGTTTAATTGGAATAAAGATGTACTAATCTATAATGCGCAAAAGGATACTTGGCGCTCTGTAGGAAAAGTTCCATTTGATGCACCTTGTGGAGAGGGCTTAGTGTTAATGGATAAAAATATTTACTCTATTAATGGAGAAATTAAACCAGGCGTAAGAACGAACGCAATTTATGCAGGAACATTACTTACAAATTAA